In one window of Nocardia brasiliensis DNA:
- the mihF gene encoding integration host factor, actinobacterial type gives MALPTMTAEQRTEALAKAAAVRKARSELIGKVKAGKVSVADLLKKADSDELVKKTKVAAVIKALPGVGPVKAAKLMDQAEIPEDRRIGGLGARQRAALLDALKD, from the coding sequence ATGGCACTGCCTACCATGACCGCGGAGCAGCGCACTGAGGCGCTGGCCAAAGCGGCAGCGGTCCGCAAGGCGCGCTCCGAACTGATCGGCAAGGTGAAGGCGGGCAAGGTTTCGGTCGCCGATCTGCTGAAGAAGGCCGACTCCGACGAGCTGGTCAAGAAGACCAAGGTCGCCGCGGTGATCAAGGCTCTGCCCGGTGTCGGACCGGTGAAGGCGGCCAAGCTGATGGACCAGGCCGAGATCCCGGAAGATCGTCGTATCGGTGGGCTCGGCGCGCGGCAGCGTGCGGCCCTGCTCGACGCCCTGAAGGACTGA
- the fdhD gene encoding formate dehydrogenase accessory sulfurtransferase FdhD, which produces MSRVTARRRTRRISPTGEVQRPDTLAVEEPLEIRIGGQSLTVTMRTPGNDVDLVHGFLLSEAMIGVAEDIMAARYCSGTDDDGRNTYNVLDLTLRNPVPVQTRNFLTTGACGLCGKTALDEVRKNTRYPVTEKGIEVNAHTLGAMPETLRGKQNLFEATGGLHAAGLFDADGTVLAVREDIGRHNAVDKVIGWALRQNRVPATDLVLIVSGRASFELVQKAVMAGIPMLGAVSAPSSLAVDLAAEAGLTLVGFLRGDTMNVYTHPERVVAASATPLPA; this is translated from the coding sequence ATGAGTAGAGTCACCGCCCGCCGCCGCACGCGCCGGATCTCGCCGACCGGTGAGGTCCAGCGCCCCGATACCTTGGCCGTCGAAGAGCCGCTGGAGATCCGGATCGGCGGGCAATCGCTGACCGTGACGATGCGCACCCCGGGTAACGACGTGGACCTGGTGCACGGGTTCCTGTTGAGCGAGGCCATGATCGGCGTCGCCGAGGACATCATGGCGGCCCGCTACTGTTCGGGCACCGACGACGACGGCCGCAACACCTACAACGTCCTCGATCTCACGCTGCGCAATCCGGTCCCGGTGCAGACCCGCAACTTCCTGACCACGGGCGCCTGCGGGCTCTGCGGCAAGACCGCGCTGGACGAGGTGCGCAAGAACACCCGCTATCCGGTCACCGAGAAGGGCATCGAGGTGAACGCGCACACCCTCGGCGCCATGCCGGAAACGTTGCGCGGCAAGCAGAATCTGTTCGAGGCCACCGGCGGGCTGCACGCGGCCGGATTGTTCGACGCTGACGGCACGGTGCTCGCTGTGCGCGAGGACATCGGCAGGCACAACGCGGTGGACAAGGTGATCGGCTGGGCGCTGCGCCAGAACCGGGTTCCCGCAACCGATCTGGTGCTCATCGTGAGCGGGCGCGCCTCGTTCGAGCTGGTGCAGAAGGCGGTGATGGCGGGCATCCCGATGCTCGGCGCGGTCTCCGCGCCCAGTTCGCTCGCGGTCGACCTCGCCGCCGAGGCGGGACTCACGCTGGTCGGGTTCCTGCGCGGCGACACGATGAACGTCTACACCCATCCGGAGCGGGTCGTCGCCGCGAGCGCCACACCGCTACCGGCCTAG
- a CDS encoding FdhF/YdeP family oxidoreductase → MHRNGPTQDIDESELTVSAPKEQAAGVTAVAVSLRRAVEEMGVLRTARTLTRVNQVHGFDCPGCAWPEPTGHRRPAEFCENGAKAVAEEATLRTVTPEFFAAHSIEELAGKSGYWLGQQGRLTHPMVLRPGDTHYAPIGWDDAYRMIADHLGALASPDEAVFYTSGRTSNEAAFLYQLLVRSFGTNNLPDCSNMCHESSGAALTSSIGIGKGSVSIDDFAAADLIIVAGQNPGTNHPRMLSALADAKSKGARVIAINPLPETGLLGFRDPQTVKGFTTGVAIADDFLQIRLGGDMALFQALGRLLFEAEDRAPGTVLDREFVDAHCAGFAEYEKQARAVDFDTVLAATGLSHAEIERTAKYLAEAKNVIICWAMGLTQQSHGVATIEEATNLLLLRGMIGKPGAGVCPVRGHSNVQGDRTMGIWEKMPESFLAALDQEFGITSPRKHGMDTVDAIRAMRDGRASVFVGMGGNFVSATPDTEVTEAALRNCALTVQISTKLNRSHVVHGTTALILPTLGRTDKDLRDGLKQQVSVEDSMSMVHLSTGRLEPVSKHLRSEVAIVCDLALTLFGADHPVPWARFRRDYDTIRDAISRVVPGCADYNARVRARNGFVLPHPPRDNREFRTTTGKANFAVNELTWTPVPEGRLILQTLRSHDQYNTTIYGLDDRYRGVHGGRKVVLVHPEDIAALGFAEDELVDVISEWTDGTERRVRGFRLVGYPTPRGNAAAYYPETNPLVPLDHVAARSNTPVSKSVTIRLQRATNE, encoded by the coding sequence ATGCACCGTAACGGGCCGACCCAGGATATCGACGAGTCCGAGCTCACCGTCTCCGCGCCGAAGGAGCAGGCGGCGGGTGTCACCGCGGTCGCGGTGTCGCTGCGCCGCGCGGTCGAGGAGATGGGTGTGCTGCGCACCGCCCGCACCTTGACGCGGGTGAATCAGGTGCACGGCTTCGACTGCCCCGGTTGCGCGTGGCCGGAACCGACGGGTCATCGCCGCCCGGCCGAGTTCTGCGAGAACGGCGCGAAGGCGGTTGCCGAGGAGGCGACCCTGCGCACGGTCACCCCGGAGTTCTTCGCCGCGCATTCGATCGAGGAGCTGGCCGGCAAATCGGGCTATTGGCTCGGCCAGCAGGGCCGGCTGACCCATCCGATGGTGCTGCGTCCCGGCGATACGCACTACGCACCGATCGGGTGGGACGACGCCTACCGGATGATCGCGGATCACCTGGGCGCCTTGGCTTCTCCCGACGAAGCGGTGTTCTACACCTCCGGGCGCACCAGCAACGAGGCCGCATTCCTCTATCAGCTGCTGGTCCGCAGCTTCGGCACGAACAATCTGCCGGACTGTTCCAACATGTGCCACGAGTCCTCGGGAGCGGCGCTGACTAGTTCGATCGGCATCGGCAAAGGCTCGGTGTCGATCGATGATTTCGCCGCTGCCGACCTGATCATCGTCGCCGGGCAGAATCCGGGCACGAATCATCCGCGCATGCTCAGCGCGCTGGCGGACGCGAAGTCCAAGGGCGCCAGGGTGATCGCGATCAACCCGCTGCCCGAGACCGGGCTGCTCGGCTTCCGCGATCCGCAGACCGTGAAGGGCTTCACCACCGGGGTCGCGATCGCCGACGACTTCCTGCAGATCCGGCTCGGCGGCGACATGGCGCTGTTCCAGGCGCTCGGCAGGCTCCTGTTCGAGGCCGAGGATCGCGCACCGGGCACCGTGCTCGACCGGGAGTTCGTCGACGCGCATTGCGCCGGCTTCGCCGAGTACGAAAAGCAAGCCCGCGCCGTCGATTTCGACACCGTGCTGGCCGCGACCGGGCTGAGCCATGCCGAAATCGAGCGCACCGCCAAGTATCTGGCCGAGGCGAAGAACGTCATCATCTGCTGGGCGATGGGCTTGACCCAGCAGTCGCACGGTGTCGCCACCATCGAGGAGGCGACGAACCTGCTGTTGCTGCGCGGCATGATCGGCAAGCCGGGCGCGGGCGTCTGTCCGGTGCGCGGACATTCGAACGTGCAGGGCGACCGCACCATGGGCATCTGGGAGAAGATGCCGGAGTCCTTCCTCGCCGCGCTGGATCAGGAGTTCGGCATCACCAGCCCGCGCAAGCACGGCATGGACACGGTGGACGCCATCCGCGCCATGCGCGACGGCAGAGCCTCGGTGTTCGTCGGGATGGGCGGAAATTTCGTCTCCGCGACCCCCGATACCGAGGTGACCGAGGCCGCGCTGCGCAATTGCGCGCTGACCGTGCAGATTTCCACCAAACTCAATCGCAGCCACGTCGTGCACGGCACGACCGCGTTGATCCTGCCGACGCTCGGCCGCACCGACAAGGACCTGCGCGACGGCTTGAAACAGCAGGTGTCGGTGGAGGATTCGATGTCGATGGTGCATCTGTCCACCGGCAGGCTCGAGCCGGTGAGCAAGCACCTGCGCAGCGAGGTCGCGATCGTGTGCGACCTGGCCCTCACCCTGTTCGGCGCGGATCATCCGGTGCCGTGGGCGCGGTTCCGCCGCGACTACGACACCATCCGCGACGCGATCTCGCGGGTGGTGCCGGGCTGCGCCGACTACAACGCCAGGGTGCGCGCCCGCAACGGTTTCGTCCTACCGCACCCGCCCCGGGACAACCGCGAATTCCGCACCACCACCGGCAAAGCCAACTTCGCGGTGAACGAACTCACCTGGACCCCGGTCCCGGAGGGCAGGCTGATCCTGCAGACGCTGCGCAGCCACGACCAGTACAACACCACCATCTACGGCCTGGACGACCGCTACCGCGGCGTGCACGGCGGCCGCAAGGTGGTGCTGGTACACCCCGAGGACATCGCCGCGCTCGGCTTCGCCGAAGACGAACTGGTGGACGTGATCTCGGAGTGGACCGACGGCACCGAGCGGCGCGTGCGCGGGTTCCGGCTGGTCGGCTATCCGACCCCGCGCGGGAACGCGGCCGCCTACTATCCCGAGACTAATCCGCTTGTGCCACTTGATCATGTCGCGGCACGGTCGAACACTCCGGTCTCCAAATCGGTCACCATCAGATTGCAGCGTGCCACTAATGAGTAG
- a CDS encoding protein kinase domain-containing protein, with amino-acid sequence MTEQGERVREALPAYDIGAELGRGGCGVVLAGTHRRLRRPVAIKQVPAQFVHGERVRRRFVAEARMLAAIDHPHVVRVFDYLEHEELCLLVMEYLPGGKRRRYLRRTRRRTPPATE; translated from the coding sequence GTGACCGAGCAGGGGGAGCGGGTGCGAGAGGCGTTGCCCGCCTACGACATCGGCGCCGAACTCGGCCGCGGCGGGTGCGGGGTGGTGCTCGCGGGCACCCATCGCAGGCTGCGTCGACCGGTGGCGATCAAGCAGGTTCCGGCGCAGTTCGTGCACGGCGAACGGGTCCGGCGGCGCTTCGTCGCCGAGGCCAGGATGCTCGCCGCCATCGACCATCCGCATGTGGTGCGGGTCTTCGACTACCTGGAACACGAGGAGCTGTGCCTGCTCGTGATGGAGTACCTGCCGGGCGGCAAGCGCCGCCGTTACCTACGCCGGACCCGTCGGCGTACCCCTCCCGCCACCGAGTAG
- a CDS encoding FHA domain-containing protein, producing MTRPVLERAVGALVLENGTAYPLDRPYVIGRGPQADETVRAATAAPIVIQRDRHVSRVHTYVSVDDGKVLVREAESTSGTFIAPPDTDEWTRITTSPTELHPGWRLRISNRVLTYHPENPAP from the coding sequence GTGACGCGGCCGGTGCTGGAGCGGGCGGTCGGGGCGCTGGTTCTGGAGAACGGTACGGCCTATCCGCTCGATCGCCCGTACGTGATCGGGCGCGGACCGCAAGCCGACGAAACGGTGCGCGCCGCCACCGCCGCGCCGATCGTGATCCAACGTGACCGCCACGTCTCGCGGGTGCACACCTACGTCTCGGTGGACGACGGCAAGGTCTTGGTACGCGAGGCCGAATCCACCTCCGGCACCTTCATCGCCCCACCCGACACCGACGAGTGGACCCGAATCACCACCTCCCCCACCGAACTCCACCCCGGCTGGCGACTCCGCATCAGCAACCGCGTCCTCACCTACCACCCCGAAAACCCCGCCCCCTAG
- a CDS encoding SDR family oxidoreductase yields MLLITGGRGAVGTRLLQLLRADGHSVRVGSRRPDELALPADVPAVACDLTDPSTFAAALAGVDAVFLYAEPAAIDEFVSAAHEAGVDHIVLLSSTSVLDPDVAANPIGKAHLDTEIGLAEAPMTTTVLRPGTFASNARLWAGPIKAGQPVSLPYPNAYAEPIHELDIAACARTVLTEPKHRAAQHTLTGPEALTFREQFDRVAEVIGRPVEIAEVTPEEWKQQMAPHLPGFVADGLLDHWRRYDGTPIPLTDTVTTLTGHPARTFTTWLREHADEFTS; encoded by the coding sequence ATGCTTCTCATCACCGGCGGCCGCGGCGCGGTCGGCACCCGCCTACTCCAGTTGCTGCGCGCCGACGGCCACAGCGTGCGCGTCGGCTCGCGCCGACCCGACGAACTCGCGCTGCCCGCCGACGTGCCCGCCGTCGCCTGCGACCTGACCGATCCGAGCACCTTCGCCGCCGCACTCGCCGGCGTCGACGCGGTGTTCCTCTACGCCGAACCCGCGGCGATTGACGAATTCGTCTCCGCCGCACACGAAGCCGGCGTCGACCACATCGTGCTGCTCTCCTCGACCTCCGTGCTCGACCCCGACGTGGCCGCCAACCCGATCGGAAAAGCCCACCTGGACACCGAGATCGGACTCGCCGAGGCGCCGATGACCACCACCGTGCTGCGCCCCGGCACCTTCGCGAGCAACGCGCGGCTCTGGGCCGGCCCGATCAAGGCCGGGCAGCCCGTCAGCCTCCCCTATCCCAACGCCTACGCCGAACCGATCCACGAACTCGACATCGCCGCCTGCGCCCGCACGGTGCTCACCGAACCGAAACACCGTGCCGCCCAGCACACTCTGACCGGCCCCGAAGCGCTCACCTTCCGCGAACAGTTCGACCGCGTCGCCGAGGTCATCGGCAGGCCCGTCGAGATCGCCGAAGTCACACCCGAGGAATGGAAACAGCAGATGGCGCCACATTTGCCCGGGTTCGTCGCCGACGGGCTGCTCGATCACTGGCGTCGCTACGACGGCACCCCGATCCCCCTCACCGACACCGTGACCACCCTCACCGGCCACCCGGCCCGCACCTTCACCACCTGGCTGCGGGAACACGCGGACGAATTCACGAGCTGA